A genomic window from bacterium includes:
- a CDS encoding sugar phosphate isomerase/epimerase, with amino-acid sequence MMKIAFMTFATPELDLTQVLTAAIRYGYDAVEPRAEAGHKHGVELETTKKQRKEIKAAFADTGVDLCCIATSRNYSTDEADKRAESVELTKRYIDLAADCGAPCIRVFGGGTPAGADYAEVKKYVAQALHECAEHAKGSGVWVCIETHDSYCNARDLADVVKWADSPQAAINWDIMHPCTAGLTIAEAFEAVKPYVKHCHAHDGTRPDPTKGWTLAPMGTGQIDHAEAMRLLATINYEGAISGEWINWQPYAEMLPREAAVLRDYRTKAVGG; translated from the coding sequence ATGATGAAGATCGCTTTCATGACGTTCGCCACCCCGGAACTCGACCTGACGCAGGTGCTCACCGCCGCGATCCGCTACGGCTACGATGCCGTGGAGCCGCGAGCCGAGGCCGGGCACAAGCACGGCGTTGAGCTGGAGACCACCAAGAAGCAGCGCAAGGAGATCAAGGCGGCCTTCGCCGACACGGGCGTGGACCTGTGCTGCATCGCTACCTCGCGCAACTACTCCACGGATGAGGCCGACAAGCGCGCCGAGAGCGTCGAGCTGACCAAGCGCTACATTGACCTGGCGGCCGACTGCGGGGCCCCGTGCATTCGCGTCTTCGGCGGCGGCACGCCTGCCGGCGCCGACTACGCCGAGGTGAAGAAGTATGTCGCCCAGGCGCTGCACGAGTGCGCCGAGCACGCCAAGGGCAGCGGCGTGTGGGTCTGTATCGAGACCCACGACTCGTACTGCAATGCCCGCGACCTGGCGGATGTGGTGAAGTGGGCCGACAGCCCCCAGGCGGCCATCAACTGGGACATCATGCACCCCTGCACCGCCGGCCTCACCATCGCCGAGGCCTTCGAGGCCGTCAAGCCCTACGTGAAGCACTGCCACGCGCATGACGGCACGCGGCCGGATCCCACGAAGGGCTGGACGCTGGCGCCGATGGGCACCGGGCAGATTGACCACGCCGAGGCGATGCGGCTGCTCGCGACGATCAACTACGAGGGCGCGATCTCCGGGGAATGGATCAACTGGCAGCCCTACGCGGAGATGCTCCCCCGCGAAGCGGCAGTGCTGCGCGACTATCGCACGAAGGCGGTCGGAGGGTAG
- a CDS encoding DNA-3-methyladenine glycosylase yields the protein MPNLSPLPRDFYLQPTPRVARGLLGCLLVHDTPDGPTGGLIVETEAYLAQDDPGCHAAIGRTRRNEVMFGPPGHAYVYRIHQVVCLNVVTAPEGVPEAVLIRALEPTVGADLMRRRRGLERLEDLCSGPGKLCQALGITMVHNGLAVTRPPLCVTREPVGAVTDRDRSRSVTAPTVTAPPGLDIVQTTRIGLRPERGADLPLRFYLTDNPFISRR from the coding sequence ATGCCCAACCTCTCCCCCCTTCCCCGGGACTTCTACCTCCAGCCCACGCCCCGCGTCGCGCGGGGGCTGTTGGGCTGTCTGCTGGTCCACGACACCCCCGACGGCCCGACCGGTGGCCTCATCGTCGAGACCGAGGCCTATCTGGCCCAGGACGATCCGGGCTGCCACGCCGCCATCGGGCGGACGCGGCGCAATGAGGTGATGTTCGGCCCGCCCGGCCATGCCTATGTCTACCGCATCCACCAGGTGGTCTGCCTCAACGTCGTGACGGCGCCTGAGGGGGTGCCTGAGGCGGTGCTCATCCGCGCGCTGGAGCCGACCGTGGGGGCGGACCTCATGCGCCGCCGCCGCGGACTGGAGCGTTTGGAGGACTTGTGCTCGGGGCCGGGGAAGCTATGCCAGGCCCTCGGGATCACGATGGTGCACAATGGACTCGCCGTGACGCGGCCGCCGCTGTGCGTAACCAGGGAGCCTGTGGGAGCGGTCACCGACCGCGACCGGTCGCGGTCGGTGACCGCTCCCACAGTGACCGCTCCCCCAGGCCTGGACATCGTCCAGACCACTCGCATTGGCCTGCGCCCCGAGCGCGGGGCCGATCTGCCACTGCGGTTCTACCTGACCGACAACCCGTTCATCTCACGCCGCTAA